AACATGTCTTTCAAGCTTAAGTTTGCCGATAACATAGCCTGAGAAAATCGCAATTACGAGACCGGTGGCAACATAAATCAGAGCCACCTTCCATCCGAACAATCCAAATAAAAGTATTACTGCAACCTCATTAATCATAGGTGCAGAAATCAGAAAAGAGAAGGTAACGCCGAGCGGTACACCTGCCTGAACAAAGCCAAGAAACAACGGTATTGCAGAGCATGAGCAGAATGGTGTGACTATTCCCAGCAGCGCAGCCATAACATTGCCTGTGAATAAAGATTTCCCTTCAAGAGTCCTTCTTGTTTTTTCCGGAGTAAAATATGTTCTGATAATTCCTACAAAGAAGACGATAAGGATCAACAGCATCAGAACCTTCGGCACTTCAAAAATGAAAAACCTAAGAGACTCAGTCAGATGCATTCCCTTTTGCATACCAAATATATCATCAACAATAAAATCGGTAATGAATTGCAGGTAATGATATAAAGTATACCATATTGCAACCCCCCCAACTATTTTAAAAATCTTCTTCCAATCCATTATATTTATTTGAAAATCACAAAAACACTCTGATAATATAATATATCCCCACTATCATAAATAAAACCGCAATTACCCTCCTGAACCATTTCTCAAAAATTTTAATCTTATTGTAGATGCCTCCGATCCCTGATACTGTATAAGCCAGCAACCATGCAAAGAGGATAACCGGAATTCCGGTTGCTATTGCAAACAAAACAGGCAGATATAAACCTGATGAGCTTACTACAGTCATTGGAACCAGCATACCAAAATAGAGTACCCCGCTATAAGGACAGAAAGCAAGTGCAAAGACCATTCCGAGAAGTAGAGCATCGATATAACGCCAGGATTTTCTTGTTTCCATCCTGGATATCAATCCGCTCAATCCGGGAAAGTTGATTCTGATGAAATCAAGCATAAACACTCCGATTATAAGCAGCAATGGCCCCATGATTTTTTCACCGTACCTCTGGAAAAACCCTGAAAACTTAAACTGATCTGCCCCAATAAATATTATCAAAGGAATCAAAGTATAAGAAATTGCTCTGCCAAGGGTATAAAACAATCCATTATAAAACACCCTGTTCCGGTCTTCGAGATCTCTGCTTATAAATCCGATCGCAGTAATATTTGTGGCTAAGGGACATGGACTTATGGCTGTCATTAGTCCAAGCAAAACAGCTGTCAGCCATGGCATTGAACTGCTATCAAGAAGATTTGTAAGAAATTCCATGTACCTACTTAATCAAAGGATCTACTTTCTCTTTAATTACGTCTCTGAATTTATCTGGTTTTGCAACAGCATAAAGAAAACCTTCGTTTGTAATATTTATCTTTTGATCCCCTTTAACTATGAGCAGAGTCTGACTGTTAACACCGAGTCTTTCACCGGTTGCTTTTCCGGCAGGCTCTTCAATATTCAATGCTGTAAAACTGATCTTACCGGCTTTAAACTGTTCCGGATAAAGCATTTCGACATTTCTTCTGGCTTCAGCTTCAATGGTTTTGCAGGTTACACAACGCGTGGTCATGTGAAAATAATAAACTTCCACATCGTTTCCGGCTGCAGTAACTATCTGTTGTTTTTTATCTGTCTGTGCATTACATGAAACTCCCGATAAAAGCAACAATAGAATTCCTCCAATAAATAAGTTTTTCATTTGATCAAAAGATTTAAGTACCGTTATTTAATTAACAATTGTTTTATCTCATCAGCTGAAGGGATACGTCCCTTCAAAACGACTTTTCCGTCAACAACTAGCGCAGGTGTTGTCATGATGTTGTATTTCATTATTTCCATGATATCCTCAACCTTTGTTATCGTAGCATCAATAGCATTCTTACTTACCACATCCCGTGTCAGTTGCTCCAGTGTTTTGCATTTAGTACACCCGGTGCCCAAAATTTTTATTTCCATTTCTGTATTTTTATTTTTTTGCATCCAATTGTCCTGAATTATCTGTTGAAGAACTGACCAAACATCTCTCTTGCATCAGCCCAGTTTTCCTTGTTGATACAATACTTTATATATGGCGGATTTATTTCACCCTGTATCAGTCCGGCATTTTTTAACTCTTTAAGATGCTGTGACAGAGTCGATCTGGCTATAGGCAATTCCTCAACCATGTCACTGCTGTAACAGCACTTGTCAGTATTCTTCAC
The nucleotide sequence above comes from Bacteroidales bacterium. Encoded proteins:
- a CDS encoding permease, which produces MDWKKIFKIVGGVAIWYTLYHYLQFITDFIVDDIFGMQKGMHLTESLRFFIFEVPKVLMLLILIVFFVGIIRTYFTPEKTRRTLEGKSLFTGNVMAALLGIVTPFCSCSAIPLFLGFVQAGVPLGVTFSFLISAPMINEVAVILLFGLFGWKVALIYVATGLVIAIFSGYVIGKLKLERHVENWVYEKMGSSDEEAEEKITFPQRMDMGFTAVKEIVGKVWIYIVIGIAVGAAAHGYVPESFMTNLMGKSVWYSVPLSVLIGVPLYSNAAGIIPIVSVFIEKGVPLGTALAFMMAVIGLSLPEIIILKKVLKLPLILTFIGIVASGIMIVGFLFNSIF
- a CDS encoding sulfite exporter TauE/SafE family protein, yielding MEFLTNLLDSSSMPWLTAVLLGLMTAISPCPLATNITAIGFISRDLEDRNRVFYNGLFYTLGRAISYTLIPLIIFIGADQFKFSGFFQRYGEKIMGPLLLIIGVFMLDFIRINFPGLSGLISRMETRKSWRYIDALLLGMVFALAFCPYSGVLYFGMLVPMTVVSSSGLYLPVLFAIATGIPVILFAWLLAYTVSGIGGIYNKIKIFEKWFRRVIAVLFMIVGIYYIIRVFL
- a CDS encoding TM0996/MTH895 family glutaredoxin-like protein → MEIKILGTGCTKCKTLEQLTRDVVSKNAIDATITKVEDIMEIMKYNIMTTPALVVDGKVVLKGRIPSADEIKQLLIK
- a CDS encoding winged helix-turn-helix transcriptional regulator; amino-acid sequence: MKVKVYTEKQERLARYSKALGHPARVFIMEFLVKNTDKCCYSSDMVEELPIARSTLSQHLKELKNAGLIQGEINPPYIKYCINKENWADAREMFGQFFNR